One window of Oncorhynchus masou masou isolate Uvic2021 chromosome 33, UVic_Omas_1.1, whole genome shotgun sequence genomic DNA carries:
- the LOC135528473 gene encoding LOW QUALITY PROTEIN: formin-like protein 3 (The sequence of the model RefSeq protein was modified relative to this genomic sequence to represent the inferred CDS: inserted 1 base in 1 codon) gives MGNIESVDGQSDNMKHHMMPMKVPMPDQSELEERFALVLNSMNLPPDKARLLRQYDNDKKWDLICDQERFQVKNPPHTYISKLRGYLDPGVTRKKFRRRVQESTKVLRELEISLRTNHIGWVREFLNDENRGLDILVEYLSFAQCAVMLNFEGLDNGEEGSLDKATSWSRSIEDLHQSGAQPFCNTLVRSARQSVLRYGTAPNSKTIKNSRLVSQKDDVHVCIMCLRAIMNYQYGFNLVMSHAHAVNEIALSLNNKNSRTKALVLELLAAVCLVRGGHEIILSAFDNFKEVCKEKHRFEKLMEYFHVEDGNIDFMVACMQFINIMVHSVEDMNFRVHLQYEFTKLGLDDYLEKSKYTESDKLSVQIQAYLDNVFDVGGLLEDAETKNVALEKVEELEEHLSHVTEKLLEVENETIMKVADLEKQLMQKDKDLHVIRETYESTNTQVHTLRRMIKEKDAAFQRSFNIEKRLLEMEQQGTIRLRKQPDGDIAIEPLGGGGGGGGGGRGPGVPLGDFGQNGGFSVGPGGVTGPGGPGGPGTSLPSASEAPPPPPXPPPPPPPLPSALGANAPPPPPMAPPLPGTAPNFILNMGLSAIRIKKPIKTKFRLPIFNWTALKPNQINGTVFSEIDDERVLEELDVEKFEELFKTKAQGPLVDLNGPKTKVSQKAANKVSLLDANRSKNLAITLRKANKSTEEICKAIQSFDLKALPVDFVECLMRFLPTEAEGKTMRQYERERRPLDALTDEDRFMLFFSKIERLTQRMNIITFVGNFADNVGMLTPQLNAIIAASASVKSSPKLKRMLEIILALGNYMNSSKRGSVYGFKLQSLDLLLDTKSTDRKMTLLHYIAVVVKEKYPELANFFNELHFVDKAAAVSLENVLLDVRELGKGMDLIRRECSLHDHSVLKGFLQTSDTQLDKLQKDAKTAEEAFNNVVNYFGESSKTTPPSVFFPVFVRFIRAYKDAVVDNEQRKKQEEAMREKLLAQEAKQHDPKVQVVKKRQQQQELISELRKRQAKDHRPVYEGKDGTIEDIITVLKSVPFTARTAKRSSRFFCEAQLCDDSNC, from the exons AATTCCATGAACCTTCCTCCCGACAAAGCCAGGCTCCTCAGACAGTATGACAATGACAAGAAATGGGACCTCATCTGCGACCAG GAACGGTTTCAAGTGAAGAATCCTCCTCACACCTACATCTCCAAGCTCCGGGGCTACTTGGACCCAGGAGTCACACGCAAGAAGTTCCGAAGGCGGGTCCAGGAATCCACTAAGGTTCTGAGGGAACTGGAGATCTCGCTGCGGACCAATCACATAGG GTGGGTCCGTGAGTTCCTCAACGATGAAAACAGAGGTCTGGATATCCTGGTGGAGTACCTCTCCTTTGCACAGTGTGCCGTCAT GTTGAATTTTGAGGGTCTGGATAATGGGGAGGAGGGTTCCCTGGACAAGGCTACTTCCTGGAGTAGGTCTATAGAGGATCTACACCAGAGTGGCGCTCAGCCTTTCTGCAACACGCTGGTCCGCTCGGCGCGCCAGTCTGTGCTCCG CTATGGCACAGCACCTAACAGCAAAACCATCAAGAACTCAAGACTCGTGAGCCAGAAGGACGACGTGCACGTTTGCATCATGTGCTTGCGAGCCATAATGAACTACCAG TATGGCTTCAACCTGGTAATGTCCCACGCACACGCAGTCAACGAAATTGCCCTAAGTCTGAACAATAAGAACTCAAG GACAAAAGCCCTGGTGCTGGAGCTGCTGGCTGCGGTGTGTCTGGTTAGAGGAGGCCATGAGATCATACTCTCTGCATTCGACAACTTCAAAGAG GTGTGCAAGGAGAAGCATCGCTTTGAGAAGCTGATGGAGTATTTCCACGTGGAGGATGGGAACATTGACTTCATGGTGGCCTGCATGCAGTTCATAAACATCATGGTCCACTCAGTAGAAGACATGAACTTCAGGGTTCACCTGCAGTACGAGTTCACTAAGCTGGGCCTAGATGACTACCTGGAG AAATCCAAGTACACAGAGAGTGACAAGCTGTCGGTCCAGATTCAGGCCTACCTGGACAATGTGTTTGATGTGGGCGGCCTGCTGGAGGACGCGGAGACCAAGAACGTGGCTCTGGAGAAGgtggaggagctggaggaacaCTTGTCCCAC GTGACGGAGAAGCTGCTGGAGGTGGAGAATGAGACCATCATGAAAGTGGCTGACCTGGAGAAGCAGCTCATGCAGAAGGACAAGGATCTCCACGTCATACGG GAGACGTACGAGTCGACCAACACCCAGGTCCACACCCTGAGGAGGATGATCAAGGAGAAGGATGCTGCCTTCCAGAGGAGCTTCAACATCGAGAAGCGCCTGCTGGAGATGGAACAGCAGGGGACCATCCGCCTCCGCAAGCAGCCGGACGGGGACATAGCAATCGAGCCCCTGGGAGGGggcggtggtggaggaggagggggtagaggtcCGGGGGTGCCTCTGGGTGACTTTGGGCAGAACGGAGGATTCTCAGTGGGGCCTGGAGGAGTAACAGGGCCAGGAGGACCAGGAGGACCAGGGACTAGTCTACCATCGGCCAGTGAAGCACCACCTCCCCCGC cccctcctccgcctcctcctcctctgccctctgCTTTAG GAGCGAATGCTCCACCCCCACCTCCTATGGCCCCGCCTTTACCAGGAACTGCACCCAACTTCATCCTCAATATGGGCCTATCAG CTATCAGGATCAAGAAGCCCATCAAGACCAAGTTCCGCCTGCCTATTTTCAACTGGACCGCGCTGAAACCCAACCAGATCAACGGCACGGTCTTCAGCGAGATAGATGATGAACGAGTACTAGAG GAGCTGGATGTGGAGAAGTTTGAGGAGCTTTTTAAGACCAAGGCCCAGGGTCCTTTGGTGGACCTGAATGGCCCCAAGACCAAAGTGTCTCAGAAGGCTGCCAACAAGGTCAGCCTGCTGGACGCAAACCGCTCCAAGAACCTGGCCATTACCCTGAGGAAGGCCAACAAGAGCACCGAGGAGATCTGCAAAGCCATACAGAG CTTTGATCTGAAGGCCCTGCCGGTGGACTTCGTGGAGTGTCTGATGCGTTTCCTTCCAACGGAGGCGGAGGGGAAGACGATGCGTCAGTACGAGCGGGAGCGGCGACCGCTGGACGCGCTGACGGACGAGGACCGATTCATGCTCTTCTTCTCCAAGATCGAACGGCTCACCCAGAGGATGAATATCATTACGTTTGTCGGGAACTTCGCGGACAACGTCGGCATGCTAACCCCGCAGCTCAACGCCATCATCGCAGCGTCCGCGTCCGTCAAGTCTTCACCCAAGTTAAAACGCATGCTAGAG ATCATCTTAGCCCTGGGAAACTACATGAACAGCAGCAAGAGAGGCTCTGTGTATGGCTTCAAGCTACAAAGTCTTGATCTG CTACTGGACACCAAGTCTACAGACAGGAAGATGACTCTGCTCCACTACATAGCGGTGGTTGTTAAAGAGAAGTATCCAGAGCTGGCTAACTTCTTCAACGAACTACACTTTGTGGACAAAGCTGCTGCAG TGTCTCTGGAGAATGTGCTGCTGGACGTGCGGGAGCTGGGTAAAGGGATGGATCTGATCAGGAGAGAGTGTAGTCTCCACGACCACTCTGTTCTCAAGGGCTTCCTCCAGACTAGCGACACTCAGCTTGACAAACTGCAGAAGGATGCCAAGACTGCGGAG GAAGCCTTCAACAATGTGGTGAACTATTTTGGGGAGAGCTCCAAGACGACTCCTCCGTCCGTGTTCTTCCCTGTGTTTGTGCGATTCATCAGAGCTTACAAG GATGCGGTGGTGGACAATGAGCAGAGGAAAAAGCAGGAGGAAGCCATGAGAGAGAAATTACTGGCTCAGGAGGCTAAGCAACACGACCCCAAG gtCCAGGTAGTGAAGAAGAGGCAGCAGCAACAGGAGCTGATCTCGGAGCTGCGTAAACGCCAGGCTAAGGACCACCGGCCCGTCTACGAGGGGAAGGACGGCACCATCGAGGATATCATCACAG tGCTGAAGAGCGTCCCCTTCACAGCCCGTACTGCTAAACGAAGCTCACGGTTCTTCTGTGAAGCACAGCTCTGTGACGACTCCAACTGCTAG